A single genomic interval of Picosynechococcus sp. PCC 7003 harbors:
- a CDS encoding TRC40/GET3/ArsA family transport-energizing ATPase — protein sequence MRVILMTGKGGVGKTSVAAATGLRCAELGYRTLVLSTDPAHSLADSFDVELGHDPIEVKPNLWGAELDALRELEGNWGAVKRYITEVLQARGLDGVQAEELAILPGMDEIFGLVRMKRHYDEGTYDVLIIDSAPTGTALRLLSLPEVGGWYMRRFYKPLQGMSVALRPLVEPIWKPLTGFSLPNKEVMDAPYEFYEQIEALEKVLTDNTVTSVRLVTNPERMVIKESLRAHAYLSLYNVSTDMVVANRIIPDSVNDPFFANWKENQQGYKQEIHDNFHPLPVKEVPLYQEELCGLAALERLKETLYGEEDPTQVYYKEDTVRMIQGDGGYSLELYLPGIPKEQIQLNKTGDELNIRIGNHRRNLVLPQALAALKPSGAKMEEDFLKIKFAA from the coding sequence ATGCGCGTAATTTTAATGACGGGAAAAGGAGGCGTCGGAAAAACCTCTGTCGCAGCAGCCACGGGACTCCGCTGTGCCGAGTTGGGCTATCGTACCCTAGTGCTCAGTACCGATCCCGCCCACTCCCTCGCCGATAGTTTTGATGTGGAGCTTGGCCACGACCCCATCGAAGTGAAGCCAAACCTCTGGGGCGCAGAACTCGACGCCCTGCGGGAGCTGGAAGGCAACTGGGGCGCGGTGAAACGCTACATTACCGAAGTCTTGCAAGCGCGCGGCCTTGACGGTGTTCAGGCAGAGGAACTCGCCATTCTGCCCGGCATGGATGAAATTTTTGGCCTGGTGCGGATGAAACGCCACTACGACGAAGGCACCTATGATGTCCTGATTATTGACTCGGCTCCCACAGGCACTGCCCTACGTTTACTAAGTCTGCCGGAAGTGGGCGGCTGGTATATGCGTCGTTTCTATAAGCCGCTCCAAGGAATGTCCGTGGCTTTGCGTCCCCTCGTCGAACCCATCTGGAAACCCCTCACGGGTTTTTCGTTGCCCAACAAAGAGGTGATGGATGCGCCCTACGAATTTTATGAGCAGATCGAAGCCCTCGAAAAGGTGCTGACCGATAACACTGTTACCTCTGTGCGCCTTGTGACGAACCCTGAGCGGATGGTGATCAAAGAATCCCTGCGGGCCCATGCCTATCTGAGTTTGTATAACGTTTCGACGGATATGGTGGTGGCTAACCGGATCATCCCCGACAGTGTGAATGACCCGTTCTTCGCCAACTGGAAAGAAAATCAGCAGGGCTATAAACAAGAAATTCACGACAATTTCCACCCCCTCCCCGTGAAGGAAGTGCCCCTCTACCAGGAGGAATTATGCGGTTTGGCGGCCCTGGAGCGACTCAAAGAAACTCTCTACGGTGAGGAAGATCCGACCCAGGTCTATTACAAAGAAGATACGGTGCGGATGATCCAAGGGGATGGGGGCTATAGCCTAGAGCTTTATCTTCCCGGTATTCCCAAGGAGCAAATCCAGCTGAATAAAACAGGTGATGAACTGAATATCCGCATCGGCAACCACCGCCGGAACCTCGTTCTTCCCC
- a CDS encoding DUF1524 domain-containing protein, translating into MENLEEITSSVFYLSAGAPMDELFARYMYFLRAKEGNKSTTTEALRKFYERNKYQYFKKSETIFELKSLALFWKSIANQDKQRFSDLILKKLFVLTYAPNGMWQNIVSVYFLQNQSSDGALEESKFSLFLDRITAFIYAYAITNPGVNSLRTPIYDEMVNIINGLEVTFAKYKFNKSQARSFFDNYKFTNQRNIIRSMITWYAYTFPEQKLLDINEIFHLEHIYSKKRQEIEDGLKNVEVIESLGNKILLEGNINIRASDYRFEDKKKIYSGEKRRGKNQEPSKISEITQLIEYDKFEEKQIVDRNRKILDKFFEFLQQEELIARQ; encoded by the coding sequence GTGGAAAATCTTGAAGAAATAACAAGCTCTGTTTTTTATCTGAGTGCGGGTGCACCAATGGATGAGCTTTTTGCACGCTATATGTATTTTCTGCGCGCTAAGGAAGGCAACAAAAGCACAACCACTGAAGCATTACGAAAATTTTATGAGCGCAATAAATACCAATATTTCAAAAAATCCGAGACAATCTTTGAATTAAAGTCTCTAGCTTTATTCTGGAAGAGCATTGCGAATCAAGATAAACAAAGATTTTCTGATTTGATTCTCAAGAAGTTATTCGTTTTGACTTACGCGCCAAATGGGATGTGGCAAAATATAGTTTCGGTATATTTTCTGCAAAATCAATCCTCCGATGGCGCATTGGAAGAATCCAAGTTTAGTCTTTTTCTAGATAGAATCACTGCCTTTATTTATGCCTATGCCATCACAAATCCTGGTGTTAATTCTTTACGCACACCTATATATGATGAAATGGTCAATATCATAAATGGTTTAGAAGTCACATTTGCGAAATATAAATTCAACAAAAGTCAAGCTAGATCATTCTTTGATAATTATAAATTCACAAATCAGCGCAACATAATACGCTCTATGATCACATGGTATGCCTATACATTTCCGGAGCAAAAACTTCTTGATATAAATGAAATATTTCACCTAGAACATATTTATTCCAAAAAAAGACAAGAAATAGAAGACGGACTAAAAAATGTGGAAGTCATCGAGTCTCTTGGAAACAAAATTCTACTTGAAGGAAACATTAATATCCGAGCATCTGATTATCGATTCGAGGATAAAAAAAAGATATATAGCGGAGAAAAAAGACGTGGCAAGAACCAAGAGCCTAGCAAGATTTCTGAAATAACTCAACTCATTGAGTACGACAAATTTGAAGAAAAACAGATAGTGGATCGTAATCGGAAAATTTTAGACAAGTTTTTTGAGTTTTTACAGCAAGAAGAATTAATCGCACGACAATAG
- a CDS encoding DUF262 domain-containing protein, with protein sequence MSKLNVDQKTIFQLLSDKKADFLIPDYQRPYAWDEEQCQTLWDDLFAFSFPNNNYEEFDKNDEYFLGSIVTFKNSNAQSEVIDGQQRLTTIMLILRAFYDKFAHMKDTNSQQTRNRIEKCIWKTDEFGSADKSKLKINSEVATDSDKDEFLDLLKTGSVKPGSKSQYVNNYQFYQGKIDIFLHEFASYFPYFPARILGNCILLPIEAESQDTALRIFSTLNDRGLPLADADIFKAQFYKYYGDIDKKDDFIAEWKILKK encoded by the coding sequence ATGTCTAAGCTTAATGTTGATCAGAAAACTATATTTCAATTGTTATCAGATAAAAAAGCAGATTTTCTGATTCCAGATTATCAGCGTCCCTATGCCTGGGACGAAGAACAGTGTCAAACGCTCTGGGATGATCTTTTTGCATTTTCTTTCCCTAACAATAATTATGAAGAATTTGACAAAAATGACGAGTATTTTCTTGGTTCTATTGTCACCTTTAAGAATAGCAATGCACAATCAGAAGTTATAGATGGTCAACAGCGTCTTACTACAATAATGCTTATTTTGCGTGCATTTTACGATAAATTTGCTCATATGAAAGATACTAATTCACAACAAACACGTAACCGGATTGAGAAATGTATCTGGAAGACTGATGAATTTGGAAGTGCCGACAAATCAAAATTAAAAATCAATTCAGAAGTTGCTACAGATAGTGACAAAGATGAATTCCTTGACTTGCTAAAAACAGGTTCAGTAAAACCTGGAAGCAAAAGTCAGTATGTTAATAATTATCAATTTTATCAGGGGAAAATAGATATCTTTTTGCATGAATTTGCTAGTTATTTTCCGTATTTTCCAGCAAGAATCTTAGGGAATTGCATTCTTCTGCCAATAGAAGCTGAATCGCAAGACACCGCACTAAGAATATTTTCAACACTCAATGATCGTGGCCTGCCCCTCGCTGATGCTGATATATTCAAAGCTCAGTTCTATAAGTATTATGGTGATATAGATAAAAAGGATGATTTTATTGCTGAGTGGAAAATCTTGAAGAAATAA
- a CDS encoding aspartate aminotransferase — translation MSVDWITRADRLSALPPYVFARLDELKARAREQGIDLIDLGMGNPDGFAPQEAIDAAIAAFETAQFHGYPPFEGTASFRKAIATWYKRRYAVELNPDSEALPLLGSKEGLAHLALAYVNPGDTVLVPSPAYPAHFRGPLIAGAKIHEIILKPEQDWVIDLSSIPEEVAKKAKILYFNYPSNPTTATAPRSFFEEVVAWAHKYQVMLVHDLCYAELSFDGYKPTSLLEIPGGNEIGVEFHTLSKTYNMAGWRVGFVVGNADIIQGLRTLKTNLDYGIFSAIQKAAEAALGLPDSYIQGVQERYRERRDALIEALGEIGWNIKPSKATMYLWVPCPPSMNSTDFALYVLRTTGVVVTPGSAFGAGGEGYVRMSLIAPVDRLRYAIGLWKKAGIHFDMPAPENH, via the coding sequence ATGAGTGTAGATTGGATTACGAGAGCAGATCGTCTCAGTGCTTTACCGCCCTATGTGTTTGCCCGGTTAGATGAGCTGAAAGCAAGGGCACGGGAACAGGGTATCGATTTAATTGACTTGGGGATGGGGAATCCAGACGGATTCGCCCCGCAAGAAGCCATTGATGCGGCGATCGCCGCCTTTGAGACGGCCCAATTTCACGGGTATCCGCCCTTTGAGGGGACTGCGAGCTTTCGTAAGGCGATCGCCACTTGGTACAAACGCCGCTATGCCGTTGAACTCAACCCTGATAGTGAAGCCCTACCCCTGCTGGGTTCCAAAGAAGGTCTTGCTCACCTTGCCCTCGCCTACGTTAATCCGGGAGATACGGTACTGGTGCCGAGTCCCGCTTACCCGGCTCATTTTCGTGGCCCACTTATTGCTGGCGCCAAGATCCACGAAATCATCCTCAAGCCGGAACAGGATTGGGTAATTGATCTCAGCAGTATTCCCGAAGAAGTGGCGAAAAAGGCCAAAATTCTCTATTTCAACTATCCCAGTAACCCCACCACCGCCACAGCACCCCGGTCTTTCTTTGAGGAAGTGGTGGCATGGGCGCACAAGTATCAGGTGATGCTCGTCCATGACCTTTGTTATGCGGAGCTTTCTTTTGACGGTTACAAGCCCACCAGTTTGCTGGAAATTCCTGGGGGGAACGAAATCGGTGTCGAATTCCATACCCTCTCAAAAACCTACAACATGGCAGGCTGGCGTGTCGGGTTTGTGGTGGGCAATGCGGACATTATTCAAGGTTTGCGTACCCTCAAGACAAACTTAGACTACGGCATTTTCTCGGCAATCCAGAAGGCGGCGGAAGCAGCACTAGGATTACCAGACAGTTATATCCAAGGGGTGCAGGAACGGTACCGGGAACGGCGCGATGCCTTGATTGAAGCCCTCGGGGAAATTGGCTGGAATATTAAACCTTCCAAAGCGACAATGTATCTCTGGGTTCCCTGTCCGCCAAGTATGAATTCCACAGATTTTGCGCTTTATGTATTGCGAACGACGGGCGTAGTTGTTACCCCAGGTAGTGCTTTTGGGGCTGGTGGGGAAGGTTATGTGCGGATGAGTTTAATCGCCCCAGTTGATCGACTTCGTTATGCCATTGGCCTCTGGAAAAAAGCAGGCATCCACTTCGATATGCCTGCCCCAGAAAATCATTAA
- a CDS encoding ABC transporter ATP-binding protein — protein sequence MKRRPRSSYFQLLPYLKAERLTIGQALICTVGFTIFWPILAILAGDIANDIGAGNIQGIVNLAGQAAIIFLIRGAVQYGQDTLMAKAALKIAIQLRTQVYGHLHRLSLHYFEGAKTGDLSYRLTEDVDRVGEVINKIFHQFVPSILQLIVVLGYMFYVNWQLTLAALIIGPLMAILIGSFGEKLLDFSRRSQTRTSNLSSLLTEVFNGIRLVQAFAAEDYELQRFTEEAEQNRRAKFRTAQIKALQFVVVGFLEAMAVIFLFFLGGWQIAQENLTAAEFVSYVAAVALLIDPIQITTSNFNEFKEGEASVDRVFELTAVQPTIVEAADAQVLPAVTGKVDYQNVSFAYEAAKPVLKNINLTVQPGEMIALVGSSGAGKTTLVNLLPRFYNPVAGKILIDGIDTSTVTLKSLRQQIGIVPQETVLFSGTIAQNIAFGQTEFSLEQVEAAAKIANAHQFISEFSQGYHTYVGERGVNLSGGQRQRVAIARAVLLNPRILILDEATSALDAESEALVQEALERIMQDRTVFVIAHRLATVRSSDRIIVLDQGEIVESGTHDELLAHQGRYAQFHAQQFA from the coding sequence TTGAAACGCCGTCCCCGTTCTAGCTATTTTCAGTTATTGCCCTATCTCAAAGCCGAGCGGCTCACCATTGGCCAAGCTCTTATTTGCACCGTCGGCTTCACCATTTTTTGGCCGATTCTGGCGATCCTGGCGGGTGATATCGCTAACGACATCGGTGCGGGCAATATCCAGGGAATTGTGAACTTAGCAGGCCAGGCCGCGATCATCTTTTTGATCCGGGGGGCGGTGCAATACGGCCAAGATACCCTGATGGCCAAGGCCGCCCTAAAAATTGCCATCCAACTCCGAACCCAGGTCTATGGCCACCTCCATCGTCTAAGTCTGCACTATTTTGAGGGAGCAAAAACGGGGGATCTCTCCTACCGCCTCACGGAGGATGTAGACCGGGTGGGGGAAGTGATCAACAAAATTTTCCATCAGTTTGTGCCTAGCATTTTGCAGTTGATCGTAGTGCTGGGCTATATGTTTTATGTCAACTGGCAACTCACCTTGGCCGCATTGATTATTGGGCCATTGATGGCGATCTTGATTGGTTCCTTTGGCGAGAAACTCCTGGATTTTTCCCGTCGTAGCCAAACCCGTACTTCTAACCTTTCTTCTCTCTTGACTGAAGTTTTTAACGGCATCCGCTTAGTCCAAGCTTTTGCCGCTGAAGATTATGAGCTGCAACGGTTCACCGAAGAAGCCGAGCAAAACCGTCGTGCCAAGTTCCGCACCGCCCAGATTAAAGCCCTGCAATTTGTGGTGGTGGGTTTCCTGGAAGCGATGGCGGTAATTTTTCTGTTTTTCCTGGGGGGTTGGCAAATTGCCCAGGAGAATTTAACGGCGGCAGAGTTTGTGAGTTACGTGGCAGCGGTGGCATTGCTCATTGACCCGATCCAAATTACCACCAGCAATTTCAACGAATTTAAGGAGGGAGAAGCCTCCGTTGACCGGGTATTTGAACTGACAGCGGTTCAACCAACGATTGTAGAAGCAGCCGATGCCCAGGTGTTGCCTGCTGTGACGGGGAAAGTGGACTATCAAAATGTTTCCTTTGCCTACGAAGCGGCTAAACCTGTTTTGAAAAATATCAATCTCACGGTACAGCCGGGGGAAATGATCGCTCTGGTGGGATCGTCGGGGGCGGGCAAAACGACATTGGTCAATTTATTGCCCCGTTTTTACAATCCAGTGGCCGGAAAAATTCTCATCGACGGCATCGATACCAGCACTGTCACCCTCAAAAGTCTGCGCCAACAGATCGGCATTGTCCCCCAGGAAACGGTGCTTTTTTCCGGAACAATCGCCCAAAATATTGCCTTTGGTCAAACGGAATTTAGCTTAGAACAGGTAGAGGCTGCCGCCAAAATTGCCAATGCTCACCAATTTATCTCGGAATTTTCCCAGGGCTATCACACCTATGTGGGAGAGCGGGGTGTCAATCTTTCGGGCGGTCAGCGGCAACGGGTGGCGATCGCCCGGGCTGTTTTGCTCAATCCCCGCATTTTAATTTTGGATGAAGCCACCTCGGCCCTCGATGCTGAATCCGAAGCCTTGGTGCAGGAAGCCCTAGAACGGATTATGCAAGACCGCACCGTTTTTGTCATCGCTCACCGCCTCGCCACCGTCCGCAGTAGTGATCGCATTATTGTGTTAGACCAAGGGGAAATTGTTGAATCCGGCACCCACGATGAACTGCTCGCCCACCAAGGTCGCTATGCCCAATTCCATGCCCAACAATTTGCCTAA
- a CDS encoding zinc-dependent alcohol dehydrogenase family protein, producing the protein MKAIAMTAAGNPDVLQLIEAPQPQITTPQQVLVKLQAAGVNPIDTKVRSRGTFYDDPLPAILGCDGAGIIEAVGSDVKKFAVGDAVYFCDGGLGKAGTGNYAEYAVVDARFIAKKPENLSFAAAAAAPLILITAWEALGDRARLQSGQTVLIHGGAGGVGHVAIQLAKLWGATVFTTVSTPDKARLARQYGADEVILYRDVDVTETVHKLTDEAGVDVAFDTIGGQVFWETVPAVKTYGDLVTILEPDFQLGTLKQARLKNLRISLELMLTPMLTGDVAGQMHQANILRQCAQWFEQGKLHLHLGQTFPLAEAAKAHVLIEQGSTTGKIALTL; encoded by the coding sequence ATGAAGGCGATCGCCATGACCGCAGCGGGGAACCCCGATGTCCTCCAGTTAATCGAGGCGCCACAACCGCAGATCACAACCCCCCAGCAAGTCCTCGTGAAACTTCAGGCAGCCGGGGTCAATCCCATTGATACAAAAGTCCGCAGTCGAGGCACGTTTTATGATGATCCGCTCCCGGCAATTCTTGGTTGTGATGGAGCGGGCATTATCGAAGCGGTGGGCAGTGACGTCAAAAAGTTTGCCGTGGGCGATGCTGTGTATTTCTGTGATGGTGGCCTTGGCAAAGCAGGCACCGGAAATTACGCCGAATATGCGGTGGTTGATGCGCGGTTTATTGCGAAAAAACCAGAAAATTTATCCTTTGCAGCGGCGGCAGCAGCGCCCCTAATTTTAATCACGGCCTGGGAAGCATTAGGCGATCGCGCCCGGTTACAGTCCGGCCAAACGGTGCTGATCCATGGCGGAGCGGGTGGCGTTGGTCACGTAGCAATTCAACTGGCAAAACTGTGGGGCGCAACGGTCTTCACCACAGTCAGCACCCCCGACAAAGCGCGCTTAGCCCGGCAATATGGGGCCGATGAGGTGATTTTGTACCGCGACGTGGATGTGACTGAAACAGTGCACAAGTTAACCGATGAAGCTGGAGTCGATGTGGCCTTTGATACCATCGGCGGCCAAGTCTTTTGGGAGACGGTACCAGCGGTGAAAACCTACGGGGATTTAGTGACAATCCTTGAACCAGATTTTCAGCTTGGGACTCTCAAACAAGCACGCTTGAAAAATTTACGGATTAGCTTGGAACTGATGCTAACCCCCATGCTCACGGGAGATGTGGCCGGACAAATGCACCAGGCCAATATTCTCCGGCAATGTGCCCAATGGTTTGAACAAGGAAAACTCCATCTTCACTTAGGGCAAACGTTTCCCCTCGCTGAAGCGGCAAAAGCCCACGTCCTAATTGAACAAGGCTCCACCACCGGCAAAATTGCGCTCACCCTTTAG
- a CDS encoding 2Fe-2S iron-sulfur cluster-binding protein, protein MTTTYKVEIKHRGNTYTIDVPEDQTILDVAHANNIDLPTSCGAGVCTTCAALITEGSVSREEGIGLSPELQDEGYALLCVAYPRSDVKLESDKEEMVYDRQFGKSA, encoded by the coding sequence ATGACCACCACCTATAAAGTAGAGATTAAACATCGCGGTAACACCTACACCATCGACGTTCCAGAAGATCAAACCATCCTCGATGTTGCCCATGCCAACAACATTGATCTCCCCACCTCCTGTGGTGCTGGGGTCTGTACCACCTGTGCCGCCCTGATTACCGAAGGCAGTGTCAGTCGAGAAGAGGGGATCGGGCTTTCTCCGGAGTTACAAGATGAAGGCTATGCGCTACTCTGCGTTGCTTACCCTCGTTCTGACGTCAAGCTAGAATCAGATAAGGAAGAAATGGTCTACGATCGCCAATTTGGTAAGAGCGCCTAG
- a CDS encoding DUF2062 domain-containing protein: MVTVKPLPHKRFKYVLSRWRRWIRYWYLKVLRQEGTPEAIARGWACGAFAGSFPLFGLQTIIGLLLATVFNGNKLTAAAGTWVSNPLTYVPIFYFNFQVGEVLLQQPITFDEAQLESWSDLSLAGMNFISTLFIGSSVVGVGLAVAAYFLSLWLMYRWRSLRAARQFQRRKPPHDHHL, from the coding sequence ATGGTTACTGTGAAACCGCTGCCTCACAAACGTTTCAAATATGTATTGTCCCGTTGGCGTCGTTGGATCCGGTATTGGTACCTCAAGGTATTGCGTCAAGAAGGCACACCAGAGGCGATCGCCAGGGGCTGGGCTTGTGGCGCATTTGCAGGAAGTTTTCCGCTTTTCGGTCTCCAGACGATCATCGGTCTACTCTTGGCCACGGTCTTCAATGGCAATAAATTGACGGCAGCGGCGGGCACCTGGGTGAGTAACCCTCTGACCTATGTGCCCATTTTTTACTTCAACTTTCAGGTGGGAGAAGTGCTGCTCCAACAGCCGATCACCTTCGATGAAGCTCAGTTAGAATCCTGGTCAGACTTGAGCCTGGCGGGAATGAATTTTATCAGTACCTTATTTATCGGCTCTTCGGTGGTTGGTGTGGGGTTGGCAGTGGCGGCTTATTTTCTTTCTCTCTGGCTGATGTACCGTTGGCGATCGCTGCGGGCCGCCCGACAGTTCCAGCGGCGTAAACCACCCCATGACCATCACCTGTAG
- a CDS encoding quinone-dependent dihydroorotate dehydrogenase, with product MAFLNFAKPGYPLVLAAFKDNPEQGHRQLINTLHWLERSPDLLWSRLAKEQMVAEFCVEDPRLQQTLWGLDFPNPVGLSAGCDKDAMAAGMWSRFGFGFAEMGAVTLHAQPGNPLPRLFRLPADQAALNRLGANNLGAAVMAKTLGESWQIEPRTIPIGINLCKSKVTPLETAAQDYLGSFEALQAVADYFVVNVSSPNTPGLRSLQAGEQIQPILEALQQANHKQQPIFIKISPDLDWEAIANIVKIAQDYQLAGIIATNTTTRRDGLKTQILEKTGNPVTEEAGGISGAPVRQRSTEVIRFIYEQTQGSLPIIGVGGIFTADHAWEKITAGASLLQLYTGWIYKGPWIIPNILRGLLEKLETHNLNHISEAIGMANPHN from the coding sequence ATGGCATTCCTGAACTTTGCAAAACCCGGTTATCCCCTCGTCCTTGCAGCCTTTAAGGACAACCCTGAACAGGGGCACCGCCAACTGATTAATACTCTCCATTGGTTGGAGCGATCGCCGGATTTACTCTGGAGTCGCCTGGCAAAGGAGCAGATGGTGGCGGAATTTTGCGTTGAAGATCCACGTTTACAGCAAACTCTCTGGGGCCTTGATTTTCCGAATCCGGTGGGACTGTCTGCGGGTTGTGATAAGGATGCGATGGCGGCAGGGATGTGGTCGCGCTTTGGGTTCGGTTTTGCGGAGATGGGAGCCGTGACCCTCCATGCCCAACCGGGGAATCCCTTGCCCAGGCTATTTCGGTTACCAGCAGATCAGGCGGCATTGAATCGTTTGGGAGCCAACAACCTTGGCGCAGCGGTAATGGCAAAAACCCTGGGAGAAAGTTGGCAAATTGAACCCCGGACGATTCCCATCGGCATCAACCTCTGTAAGTCAAAAGTGACGCCCCTTGAGACCGCTGCCCAGGATTATCTGGGGAGTTTTGAGGCGTTGCAGGCGGTGGCCGATTACTTTGTGGTGAATGTGAGTTCTCCCAACACACCAGGCTTGCGATCGCTCCAGGCTGGGGAACAAATCCAGCCGATCCTCGAAGCGCTTCAGCAAGCAAATCACAAACAACAGCCGATTTTTATCAAAATTTCCCCGGATCTCGACTGGGAGGCGATCGCCAACATTGTCAAAATTGCCCAGGACTATCAACTCGCCGGCATTATTGCCACCAACACCACCACCAGACGGGACGGCCTGAAGACCCAAATCCTTGAAAAAACAGGCAACCCCGTCACCGAAGAAGCAGGGGGAATTAGTGGCGCGCCGGTGCGTCAACGTTCTACTGAAGTGATTCGCTTCATCTACGAACAAACCCAAGGCAGCTTACCGATTATTGGCGTCGGGGGGATTTTTACCGCTGACCATGCTTGGGAAAAAATTACGGCTGGCGCGAGCTTATTGCAGCTTTACACCGGCTGGATCTACAAAGGCCCCTGGATTATCCCCAATATCCTGCGGGGTCTGTTGGAAAAATTAGAAACCCACAATCTCAATCACATTTCCGAGGCGATCGGGATGGCCAATCCGCACAACTAG
- the rodA gene encoding rod shape-determining protein RodA gives MFRRSQRRHPFRTYFAEPLVNALAPWWGIDWWLMTVTVGLTVLAGLAIRSTQLNIGSTDWWQHWVTGGVGLGVCLAIARSRYQTMIVGHWLVYGLSILSLIAVLFIGVSANGAQSWINVAGFHVQPSEFAKVSLILSLAATLHQDTAERLPMLLKVFVIAAIPGSLILLQDLGTSLVFGAITLGMLYWANANFGWILLIISPIVSAILFGVAFPIWLIWFGLMGLTAWLTLPWRWIGTVGAMASNAIAGVGAGILWNMLQPYQKDRLTLFLHPEQDALGGGYHLIQSRIAIGSGQLWGTGLYHGSQTQLNYVPEQHTDFIFSVIGEELGFIGAIAVMFLFWLLCLRLIRIACKTEDNFGSLIAVGVLSMVLFQVLINVGMTIGIAPITGIPLPWLSYGRSSLLTNFIAIGLVQSVANRTP, from the coding sequence ATGTTTCGTCGCTCCCAACGTCGTCATCCGTTCAGGACTTATTTTGCGGAACCTTTGGTGAATGCTTTGGCCCCCTGGTGGGGAATCGACTGGTGGCTCATGACCGTCACCGTTGGCCTCACGGTATTGGCCGGTTTGGCGATCCGCAGTACTCAACTCAACATTGGTTCGACGGACTGGTGGCAACATTGGGTCACGGGTGGTGTGGGTCTAGGGGTTTGTTTGGCGATCGCCCGTTCCCGCTACCAAACGATGATTGTTGGCCATTGGTTAGTGTATGGTCTGAGTATTCTTTCTTTGATCGCTGTGTTGTTCATTGGTGTGAGTGCCAACGGTGCCCAGAGTTGGATCAATGTTGCGGGCTTTCACGTGCAACCCTCGGAGTTTGCCAAGGTGAGCCTGATTCTTTCTTTGGCGGCGACTCTCCATCAAGATACGGCCGAACGCCTGCCCATGTTACTGAAGGTGTTTGTGATCGCGGCGATTCCTGGCAGTCTGATTTTGCTCCAGGATCTCGGTACCTCCCTGGTTTTCGGGGCGATCACCCTGGGGATGCTCTACTGGGCCAATGCCAATTTTGGCTGGATTTTACTCATCATCTCGCCCATTGTGTCGGCGATTTTGTTTGGGGTTGCTTTTCCGATTTGGCTAATTTGGTTTGGCTTAATGGGGCTGACGGCTTGGTTAACTCTCCCTTGGCGCTGGATCGGCACTGTTGGGGCGATGGCGAGTAATGCGATCGCCGGGGTGGGGGCGGGTATTCTCTGGAATATGCTCCAACCCTACCAAAAAGACCGTCTCACCCTTTTTCTTCACCCGGAACAAGATGCCCTCGGCGGAGGTTATCATCTAATCCAATCCCGCATTGCTATCGGCTCTGGTCAACTGTGGGGCACGGGTCTTTACCATGGTTCCCAAACCCAGCTCAACTACGTCCCGGAACAACACACAGACTTTATCTTTTCAGTGATCGGCGAAGAACTCGGCTTTATCGGGGCGATCGCCGTGATGTTTTTATTCTGGCTGCTGTGTCTCCGCTTGATCCGCATCGCCTGTAAAACCGAAGACAATTTCGGCTCATTAATTGCCGTCGGGGTGTTGTCGATGGTTTTGTTCCAAGTTTTGATTAACGTCGGCATGACCATTGGTATTGCGCCGATCACGGGGATTCCACTTCCCTGGCTGAGCTATGGCCGCTCCTCTCTCCTGACCAACTTCATTGCTATCGGCCTGGTACAATCCGTCGCCAACCGCACCCCCTAG